The following are encoded in a window of Oncorhynchus keta strain PuntledgeMale-10-30-2019 chromosome 10, Oket_V2, whole genome shotgun sequence genomic DNA:
- the LOC118388729 gene encoding TBC1 domain family member 20-like: MKRSRSVGASSPLNGIGKQDGDPRRKRKLAEISQALNVTPVDVAVLRRMAISEGGLLTDEIRCKVWPRLLNVPTDILPEKSEEVERENNKDYNQVLLDVQRSLRRFPPGMPDEQREGLQEELIDIILRVLGRNTQLHYYQGYHDIVVTFLLVLGERLATALVEKLSTHHLRDFMDPTMDNTKHILNYLMPIIERVNPEVHDFMQQAEVGTIFALSWLITWFGHVLSDFRHVVRLYDFFLACHPLMPIYFAAVIVQYREDEVLDCECDMASVHHLLSQIPQDLPYETLISRAGDLFVQFPPSELAREAAQQYSQQMAASTFKDFDLTPEQQRPDTVLRRRRRERQALKGAAAGAMVATAQPSTARRFVRLAVMGLTVALGAAALTLVNTALEWAPKLDLHLFP; this comes from the exons ATGGGGACCCCCGGAGGAAGAGGAAGTTGGCGGAGATCTCTCAGGCCCTGAACGTGACGCCAGTTGATGTGGCAGTGCTGAGGAGGATGGCCATCAGCGAGGGGGGGCTGCTCACTGATGAGATCCGCTGTAAAGTGTGGCCACGGCTGCTCAACGTGCCCACCGACATCCTGCCTGAGAAATCAG aggAAGTAGAGCGGGAGAATAATAAGGACTATAACCAGGTGCTGTTGGATGTCCAGCGTTCCCTGCGAAGATTCCCTCCTG GCATGCCAGACGAGCAGCGTGAGGGCCTCCAGGAGGAGCTGATTGACATCATCCTGCGGGTGCTGGGAAGGAACACTCAGCTGCACTACTACCAGGGCTACCATGACATCGTGGTCACCTTCCTGCTGGTGCTGGGCGAGCGGCTTGCTACCGCTCTGGTGGAGAAACTCTCCACACACCACCTCAg GGACTTTATGGACCCCACCATGGACAACACTAAACACATCCTTAACTATCTGATGCCAATCATCGAGAGGGTCAATCCAGAGGTGCATGACTTCATGCAGCA GGCGGAGGTGGGCACCATCTTTGCCCTTAGCTGGCTCATCACCTGGTTTGGCCATGTCCTGTCAGATTTCCGACACGTTGTGCGGTTGTATGACTTCTTCCTGGCCTGCCATCCCCTGAtgccaatctactttgctgctgtG ATTGTGCAGTACCGGGAGGATGAGGTGTTGGACTGTGAGTGTGACATGGCGTCGGTACACCATCTCCTGTCCCAGATCCCCCAGGACCTGCCCTACGAGACGCTCATCAGCCGCGCAGGAGACCTTTTTGTCCAGTTCCCCCCCTCCGAGCTGGCCAGGGAGGCTGCCCAGCAGTACAGTCAACA GATGGCAGCCTCCACCTTTAAAGACTTTGATCTGACCCCGGAGCAGCAGCGGCCGGACACGGTGCTGCGGAGGCGgcggagagagaggcaggcactGAAGGGAGCTGCTGCAGGTGCTATGGTGGCGACCGCCCAACCCAGCACGGCTCGGCGCTTCGTCCGACTGGCCGTCATGGGGCTCACTGTGGCGCTGGGGGCAGCCGCCCTAACCCTGGTCAACACGGCCCTAGAGTGGGCGCCAAAACTGGACCTACACCTCTTCCcctga
- the rbck1 gene encoding ranBP-type and C3HC4-type zinc finger-containing protein 1 isoform X2, translating to MTSPEVFTSNLVEAEELAQLLSEAISCGDKDEAKRCSEQLAELCVPVSVMISRKAYSQDSIRLKVGVGDAQSENYIPVTLLVTLDMTISDLKEKINTDYGFHPSLQSWVIGKRLARDSKTLYSHGVRKNGDQAYLYIKSAQAANLSREQVNQEEEHRRLDSIIESLSPLLARGATGPTPPPKTKQPAPPPLQPKPPVGWSCSVCTYANKPTRPGCEMCGSERPEDYKVPEVYQPDEQEIQRLQLEEMANLQYQQALDEERERNFLSLVETDAHSLVPNTEELDCPICLCSIPPGEGATLRECLHVFCRECLKGTIVNSMDPEVTCPYGDEDYSCDRKLQDREIQSLLSQEEHQKLLELRLSIAETRSENSYHCKTPDCAGWCIFEDEVNEFICELCKETNCLLCKAIHKDMNCKEYQDDLRIRAENDVAAKQTTQMLESLLQNGEAMHCPKCKVIVQKKDGCDWICCLMCKTEICWVTKQARWGPNGSGDNSGGCGCRFDGARCHPNCQNCH from the exons CGGAGGAGCTAGCCCAGTTGTTGAGTGAGGCCATCAGCTGTGGTGACAAAGATGAAGCCAAAAGGTGTTCAGAGCAGCTGGCAGAGTTGTGTGTACCAGTATCTGTCATGATCTCCCGCAAGGCTTACTCCCAAGACTCTATTCG GTTGAAGGTGGGAGTCGGGGATGCACAGTCAGAAAACTATATTCCGGTTACTTTGTTGGTAACACTTGACATGACCATTTCAGATTTGAAagaaaag ATCAATACTGACTATGGATTTCATCCATCTCTGCAAAGCTGGGTGATCGGTAAGCGTCTGGCACGGGACTCTAAAACTCTGTACAGCCATGGGGTAAGGAAGAATGGAGACCAAGCCTACCTGTACATCAAGTCTGCCCAGGCTGCCAACCTCAGCCGGGAGCAAGTGAACCAGGAGGAGGAGCACCGTCGGCTAGACA GTATCATTGAGTCATTGAGTCCTCTACTGGCCAGAGGAGCAACTGGACCAACCCCACCTCCCAAAACTAAACAACCAGCACCACCTCCTCTGCAACCAAAGCCTCCG GTGGGTTGGTCATGCTCTGTGTGCACCTATGCTAACAAGCCAACGAGGCCGGGCTGTGAGATGTGTGGGTCTGAAAGACCAGAAGATTATAAAGTACCTGAGGTTTACCAGCCTGATGAGCAGGAGATCCAGAGACTCCAGCTAGAGGAGATGGCCAATCTACAGTACCAGCAG GCATTGGATGAAGAGCGGGAGAGGAATTTCTTGAGTCTGGTGGAAACAGACGCCCACAGCCTCGTCCCCAACACAGAGGAGCTGGACTGTCCTATTTGCCTCTGCTCCATTCCGCCAGGGGAGGGAGCCACACTGCGGGAGTGCCTGCATGTTTTCTGCAG GGAGTGTCTTAAAGGAACCATAGTGAATAGCATGGATCCAGAGGTGACCTGCCCTTATGGGGATGAAGACTACAGCTGTGATAGAAAGCTGCAGGACAGGGAGATCCAATCT CTTCTCTCTCAGGAGGAGCACCAGAAGCTTCTAGAGCTGAGGCTCAGTATTGCTGAGACGCGGAGTGAGAACAGCTACCACTGCAAAACCCCCGACTGCGCTGGCTGGTGTATCTTTGAGGACGAAGTCAATGAGTTTATTTGTGAGCTCTGCAAAGAGACCAACTGCCTCCTCTGCAAG GCCATCCACAAGGACATGAACTGCAAGGAGTATCAAGATGATCTCCGGATCAGAGCTGAGAATGACGTGGCTGCAAAACAGACCACACAGATGCTGGAG TCCTTACTGCAGAACGGGGAGGCCATGCACTGTCCTAAGTGTAAGGTCATAGTTCAGAAGAAGGACGGCTGTGATTGGATCTGCTGCCTGATGTGTAAGACGGAGATCTGCTGGGTCACCAAGCAGGCTCGCTGGGGACCAAAC GGTTCTGGGGACAACTCAGGAGGCTGTGGATGTCGATTTGATGGGGCGCGTTGCCACCCTAACTGCCAGAACTGCCACTGA
- the rbck1 gene encoding ranBP-type and C3HC4-type zinc finger-containing protein 1 isoform X1 — protein MGPTMTSPEVFTSNLVEAEELAQLLSEAISCGDKDEAKRCSEQLAELCVPVSVMISRKAYSQDSIRLKVGVGDAQSENYIPVTLLVTLDMTISDLKEKINTDYGFHPSLQSWVIGKRLARDSKTLYSHGVRKNGDQAYLYIKSAQAANLSREQVNQEEEHRRLDSIIESLSPLLARGATGPTPPPKTKQPAPPPLQPKPPVGWSCSVCTYANKPTRPGCEMCGSERPEDYKVPEVYQPDEQEIQRLQLEEMANLQYQQALDEERERNFLSLVETDAHSLVPNTEELDCPICLCSIPPGEGATLRECLHVFCRECLKGTIVNSMDPEVTCPYGDEDYSCDRKLQDREIQSLLSQEEHQKLLELRLSIAETRSENSYHCKTPDCAGWCIFEDEVNEFICELCKETNCLLCKAIHKDMNCKEYQDDLRIRAENDVAAKQTTQMLESLLQNGEAMHCPKCKVIVQKKDGCDWICCLMCKTEICWVTKQARWGPNGSGDNSGGCGCRFDGARCHPNCQNCH, from the exons CGGAGGAGCTAGCCCAGTTGTTGAGTGAGGCCATCAGCTGTGGTGACAAAGATGAAGCCAAAAGGTGTTCAGAGCAGCTGGCAGAGTTGTGTGTACCAGTATCTGTCATGATCTCCCGCAAGGCTTACTCCCAAGACTCTATTCG GTTGAAGGTGGGAGTCGGGGATGCACAGTCAGAAAACTATATTCCGGTTACTTTGTTGGTAACACTTGACATGACCATTTCAGATTTGAAagaaaag ATCAATACTGACTATGGATTTCATCCATCTCTGCAAAGCTGGGTGATCGGTAAGCGTCTGGCACGGGACTCTAAAACTCTGTACAGCCATGGGGTAAGGAAGAATGGAGACCAAGCCTACCTGTACATCAAGTCTGCCCAGGCTGCCAACCTCAGCCGGGAGCAAGTGAACCAGGAGGAGGAGCACCGTCGGCTAGACA GTATCATTGAGTCATTGAGTCCTCTACTGGCCAGAGGAGCAACTGGACCAACCCCACCTCCCAAAACTAAACAACCAGCACCACCTCCTCTGCAACCAAAGCCTCCG GTGGGTTGGTCATGCTCTGTGTGCACCTATGCTAACAAGCCAACGAGGCCGGGCTGTGAGATGTGTGGGTCTGAAAGACCAGAAGATTATAAAGTACCTGAGGTTTACCAGCCTGATGAGCAGGAGATCCAGAGACTCCAGCTAGAGGAGATGGCCAATCTACAGTACCAGCAG GCATTGGATGAAGAGCGGGAGAGGAATTTCTTGAGTCTGGTGGAAACAGACGCCCACAGCCTCGTCCCCAACACAGAGGAGCTGGACTGTCCTATTTGCCTCTGCTCCATTCCGCCAGGGGAGGGAGCCACACTGCGGGAGTGCCTGCATGTTTTCTGCAG GGAGTGTCTTAAAGGAACCATAGTGAATAGCATGGATCCAGAGGTGACCTGCCCTTATGGGGATGAAGACTACAGCTGTGATAGAAAGCTGCAGGACAGGGAGATCCAATCT CTTCTCTCTCAGGAGGAGCACCAGAAGCTTCTAGAGCTGAGGCTCAGTATTGCTGAGACGCGGAGTGAGAACAGCTACCACTGCAAAACCCCCGACTGCGCTGGCTGGTGTATCTTTGAGGACGAAGTCAATGAGTTTATTTGTGAGCTCTGCAAAGAGACCAACTGCCTCCTCTGCAAG GCCATCCACAAGGACATGAACTGCAAGGAGTATCAAGATGATCTCCGGATCAGAGCTGAGAATGACGTGGCTGCAAAACAGACCACACAGATGCTGGAG TCCTTACTGCAGAACGGGGAGGCCATGCACTGTCCTAAGTGTAAGGTCATAGTTCAGAAGAAGGACGGCTGTGATTGGATCTGCTGCCTGATGTGTAAGACGGAGATCTGCTGGGTCACCAAGCAGGCTCGCTGGGGACCAAAC GGTTCTGGGGACAACTCAGGAGGCTGTGGATGTCGATTTGATGGGGCGCGTTGCCACCCTAACTGCCAGAACTGCCACTGA